A part of Lacinutrix sp. 5H-3-7-4 genomic DNA contains:
- a CDS encoding F0F1 ATP synthase subunit epsilon — MYLEIVSPEAILFSGEVTSVTVPGINGDFEMLNNHAPVVSILKEGTIKITGNITLEKEVENQFSKGDKNTTLLKINSGTLEMNNNKVIVLAD, encoded by the coding sequence ATGTATTTAGAAATTGTATCACCAGAAGCTATTTTATTTAGCGGAGAAGTAACTAGCGTTACTGTTCCTGGAATTAATGGTGATTTTGAAATGTTAAATAATCACGCTCCTGTCGTTTCTATTTTAAAAGAAGGAACAATTAAAATAACAGGAAATATAACTTTAGAAAAAGAGGTTGAAAATCAATTTTCTAAGGGTGACAAAAACACTACTCTATTAAAAATTAATTCTGGCACACTAGAAATGAATAATAATAAAGTTATTGTATTAGCAGATTAA
- a CDS encoding LexA family transcriptional regulator produces MKILHKSTGLTLYVPEPIKDAAAQLFDTGISAGFPSPTEDFSQERLSLDQELVKNKETTFYARVSGQSMIGAGLDDNDLLVIDRSLEPENNKIAVCFLDGEFTVKRLRVTKDEIWLKPENPDYPIINITEENNFLIWGIVTNVIKKV; encoded by the coding sequence ATGAAGATTTTACATAAATCTACGGGATTAACATTGTATGTTCCAGAACCAATTAAAGATGCAGCAGCACAATTATTTGATACTGGAATTTCAGCAGGTTTTCCTTCACCTACAGAGGATTTTAGTCAAGAGCGTTTATCTTTAGATCAAGAGCTTGTTAAAAATAAGGAAACTACTTTTTATGCAAGAGTTAGTGGCCAATCTATGATTGGTGCAGGATTAGATGATAATGATTTACTTGTAATTGATAGGAGTTTAGAACCAGAAAACAATAAAATTGCTGTTTGTTTTTTAGATGGCGAATTTACGGTTAAGCGCTTACGTGTAACTAAAGACGAAATATGGTTAAAACCAGAAAACCCCGATTATCCTATTATTAATATCACCGAAGAGAATAATTTTTTAATTTGGGGAATAGTAACAAATGTTATAAAAAAGGTGTAA
- a CDS encoding pyridoxal phosphate-dependent aminotransferase family protein — MIPKKLKIKIDNRNEENALRKLDKPSKLIDFSSNDYIGFSKNETIFKNTYNYLKNYNISQNGATGSRLLSGNHELYTIVEKQLCEIYNSEATLIFNSGYNANLGFFSCVPQKGDYIFYDEYSHASIRDGISMSHAKAYKFKHNNLNDLKAKLLRIKPSDNNEIYIVTESVFSMDGDTPDLKLLSKISQTHSAHLIIDEAHAIGILGEKALGLTQHINPFAKIITFGKAMGCHGAAILCSASLKEFLINFSRPFIYTTAMPPHSLATILSASTILLKTKEIEKLKRNITFFKSEIKRLNLKSKFIESESAIHCCIISGNKNVKLVAKALQEKNYNVKPILSPTVKKGEERLRFCIHSYNTQEEITEVLQLLANFAT, encoded by the coding sequence GTGATACCTAAAAAACTAAAAATAAAAATAGATAATCGTAATGAAGAAAATGCATTACGAAAGTTAGACAAACCTAGTAAATTAATAGATTTTTCTTCTAATGACTATATAGGATTTTCAAAAAATGAAACTATATTTAAAAACACTTATAACTATTTAAAAAATTATAACATTTCACAAAACGGCGCTACAGGTTCCCGTTTACTATCTGGAAATCATGAATTATATACCATAGTAGAAAAGCAACTTTGCGAAATATACAATAGCGAAGCTACATTAATATTTAACTCTGGTTATAATGCAAATCTTGGGTTCTTCTCTTGTGTACCTCAAAAAGGAGATTATATATTTTATGATGAATATAGTCATGCCTCTATACGAGATGGCATATCTATGAGTCACGCTAAAGCTTATAAGTTTAAACATAATAATTTAAACGATTTAAAAGCAAAATTACTTCGAATAAAACCATCAGATAATAACGAAATTTATATTGTTACAGAATCTGTATTTTCAATGGATGGAGATACACCAGACTTAAAATTATTATCTAAAATTAGCCAAACACATAGTGCCCATTTAATTATAGATGAAGCACATGCTATAGGTATATTAGGAGAAAAAGCTTTAGGCTTAACACAACATATTAATCCTTTTGCTAAAATTATAACCTTTGGCAAAGCAATGGGATGTCATGGAGCTGCTATACTATGCTCTGCAAGTTTAAAAGAGTTTTTAATAAATTTTTCCAGACCATTTATTTACACTACCGCAATGCCACCACATAGTTTAGCAACTATACTATCTGCTTCTACTATACTATTAAAAACAAAAGAAATAGAAAAGTTAAAGCGAAATATAACCTTTTTTAAATCAGAAATTAAAAGGTTAAACCTTAAAAGTAAATTTATAGAAAGTGAATCTGCAATCCATTGTTGTATAATTTCAGGAAATAAAAATGTAAAACTTGTAGCAAAAGCGCTTCAGGAAAAAAACTATAATGTAAAACCTATTTTATCACCTACTGTAAAAAAAGGAGAAGAAAGGCTTCGTTTTTGTATTCATAGTTATAATACTCAAGAAGAGATAACAGAAGTCTTGCAATTGTTAGCTAACTTTGCAACTTAG
- a CDS encoding DUF2007 domain-containing protein, with amino-acid sequence MSNKFKTIARFQYSTEAQIIKGRIEAEGIPVFLSDNFTIETDPLVSNAIGGIKMKVLSQDALKAQHILKSISKYSLDDEGNAINCPNCNSEKIELFSTITNFKSFFAFIFGFIMGTLPFHAKHKYKCENCKTEFDLK; translated from the coding sequence ATGAGCAACAAATTTAAAACCATAGCTAGATTTCAATATTCTACAGAAGCCCAAATAATAAAAGGCAGAATAGAAGCTGAAGGTATTCCCGTTTTTTTAAGTGATAATTTTACTATAGAAACAGATCCATTGGTAAGTAACGCCATTGGTGGTATTAAAATGAAAGTACTAAGTCAAGATGCATTAAAAGCACAACATATTTTAAAGTCTATTAGTAAATACTCCTTAGATGATGAAGGTAACGCTATTAATTGCCCAAATTGCAACAGTGAGAAAATTGAGTTGTTTTCTACTATTACAAACTTCAAATCCTTTTTTGCATTTATCTTTGGCTTTATAATGGGTACTTTACCTTTTCATGCAAAACATAAATATAAGTGTGAAAACTGTAAAACCGAATTTGATTTAAAATAG
- the bioD gene encoding dethiobiotin synthase encodes MKNKIYFVTGISTEVGKTIASAIITEALEADYWKPIQAGELDNSDTKKVKNYITNKTSQFHDNSYSLKSPMSPHAAAEIDNTTIDLKKIIAPKTKNNLVIEGAGGLLVPLNNTSTIVNLIRPNYKVIVVSRHYLGSINHTLLTINLLKEKGLDVSILFSGNEHKTTEDIITKMTNVPIIGRINEEPYFDKNVVKEYAETLKPQLLKL; translated from the coding sequence ATGAAAAATAAAATATACTTTGTAACAGGAATCTCTACCGAGGTTGGAAAAACAATAGCATCTGCAATTATAACCGAAGCATTAGAAGCAGATTACTGGAAGCCTATTCAAGCAGGAGAATTAGATAATAGTGACACAAAAAAAGTAAAAAACTATATCACAAACAAAACATCGCAATTTCACGATAACAGCTATTCTTTAAAGTCTCCAATGAGTCCACATGCAGCAGCTGAAATTGATAATACAACTATAGATTTAAAAAAAATAATTGCTCCCAAAACAAAAAATAATTTAGTAATTGAAGGTGCTGGCGGATTATTAGTACCATTAAATAATACTAGTACTATAGTAAATCTTATAAGACCTAACTATAAAGTAATTGTAGTTTCTAGACATTATTTAGGCAGCATAAACCATACTTTGCTAACCATAAACCTTTTAAAAGAAAAAGGGTTAGATGTTTCTATTTTATTTAGCGGAAACGAACATAAAACGACAGAAGATATTATTACCAAAATGACTAATGTACCAATAATAGGAAGAATAAATGAAGAACCTTATTTTGATAAAAATGTGGTTAAAGAATATGCCGAAACATTAAAACCACAACTATTAAAACTATAG
- the bioA gene encoding adenosylmethionine--8-amino-7-oxononanoate transaminase, whose amino-acid sequence MSIKQRDKNHIWHPLTQHKLHPETMAITKAKDCMLYDEDGNEYIDAIASWYSSMYGHCNDFVTSRVYKQMQQLDHVVFAGFTHEPAVKLSEELIKILPENQEKIFFGDNGSTSVEIGIKMALQYHFNKGNKRNTLIAFQESFHGDTFGAMSVSGLSVYNGPFEDLFLDVKRIPTPNGNNHEQILETLKEIVKNNAVAGFIYEPLVQGAAAMKMHDPKGLDQILKFCKENNIVTVADEVMTGFGKTGSNFASDFMETKPDVICMSKALTAGLVPMSITACTQKIYDAFYSDDIGKGLFHCHTYSANPIACAAALAGLELLQSTQIQKKISSITAKHKAFGEHIKNHKKVKSIRQQGIIFALDLNVEMERYGDLRYKLFNFFMANGVFLRPLGETIYIQAPYTITNAQLDKIYTVIENALEIV is encoded by the coding sequence ATGAGTATCAAACAAAGAGACAAAAACCACATTTGGCATCCATTAACTCAACACAAATTACATCCAGAAACTATGGCTATTACAAAAGCTAAAGACTGCATGCTATACGATGAAGATGGAAACGAATATATAGACGCTATTGCCTCTTGGTACTCTAGTATGTATGGACATTGTAATGATTTTGTTACCAGTCGCGTTTATAAACAAATGCAGCAATTAGATCACGTTGTATTTGCTGGCTTTACACATGAACCAGCAGTAAAACTATCTGAAGAGTTAATTAAAATTCTACCAGAAAATCAAGAAAAAATATTTTTTGGAGACAATGGTTCTACTAGTGTAGAAATAGGAATTAAAATGGCATTACAATACCATTTTAATAAAGGAAACAAACGCAACACTTTAATTGCTTTTCAAGAAAGTTTTCATGGTGATACCTTTGGTGCTATGAGTGTTTCTGGGTTATCTGTATACAACGGTCCTTTTGAAGATCTCTTTTTAGATGTTAAACGCATTCCAACACCAAATGGAAACAACCACGAACAAATATTAGAAACTCTAAAAGAAATTGTAAAAAACAATGCTGTTGCTGGTTTTATATACGAACCTTTAGTACAAGGTGCTGCTGCAATGAAAATGCATGATCCTAAAGGTCTAGATCAAATTTTAAAGTTCTGTAAAGAAAATAATATTGTAACCGTAGCAGATGAAGTTATGACTGGATTTGGTAAAACAGGTAGCAACTTTGCTTCAGATTTTATGGAAACAAAACCAGATGTAATTTGTATGAGTAAAGCATTAACAGCTGGTTTAGTACCAATGTCTATTACAGCATGTACTCAAAAAATTTACGATGCTTTCTATAGCGATGATATAGGCAAAGGTTTATTTCATTGCCATACTTATTCTGCTAACCCAATTGCATGCGCAGCTGCATTAGCAGGTTTAGAGTTATTACAATCTACTCAAATTCAAAAAAAAATTTCAAGTATAACAGCAAAGCATAAAGCGTTTGGCGAGCATATAAAAAACCATAAAAAAGTAAAATCTATACGTCAACAAGGTATTATTTTTGCTTTAGATCTAAATGTAGAAATGGAACGTTATGGCGATTTACGCTATAAATTATTCAACTTTTTTATGGCAAATGGTGTGTTTTTAAGACCTCTTGGAGAAACAATTTATATTCAAGCACCATACACCATTACTAATGCACAATTAGATAAAATTTATACTGTAATAGAAAATGCTTTAGAAATCGTTTAA
- a CDS encoding cytochrome c oxidase assembly factor Coa1 family protein produces METIRQKSWARRNWGWLLGGGCLGVIILFGIGIAGLIYKVSDTVTGSEPYVYAYNKAIDNERVIALLGEPIEKNGLGSTSYSYKNGTSAAELTIPIKGPNDEGEIIVEAEKINNEWAYYEIYVKIDGERDIIDLLDDDDEPILNDF; encoded by the coding sequence ATGGAAACAATAAGACAAAAAAGTTGGGCAAGAAGAAATTGGGGTTGGTTGCTTGGTGGTGGTTGTTTAGGTGTAATAATTTTGTTTGGTATTGGTATTGCAGGACTTATTTATAAAGTCTCTGATACTGTAACAGGTTCTGAGCCTTATGTTTACGCTTATAATAAAGCTATAGACAATGAAAGAGTAATTGCTTTACTAGGCGAACCAATTGAAAAAAATGGTTTAGGAAGCACAAGTTATAGTTATAAAAACGGAACGAGTGCTGCAGAGCTAACCATACCAATTAAAGGACCAAATGACGAAGGTGAAATAATTGTTGAAGCCGAAAAAATAAATAACGAATGGGCTTATTACGAAATTTATGTAAAAATTGATGGTGAAAGAGACATTATAGATTTACTAGATGACGATGATGAACCTATATTAAACGATTTCTAA